Part of the Deltaproteobacteria bacterium genome, TTATGCGAAACTCGTGCGTTTTAGAAGGTTGAGCAGGTAGCGGCCGTAGCCGTTCTTGGATAGGGGTTGAGCCAAGCGGGCAACTTGGTCCGCATCGATCCACCCCTGGCGGAAGCAGATTTCTTCGGGGCATGCCACTTTCAGGCCTTGTCTTTTTTCCAGGGTGGCGATGTACATGCTGGCGTCGAGTAAACTGTCATGGGTACCTGTATCCAGCCAAGCATAGCCCCTGCCCATGATTTCCACGCTCAAGCTCTCCTGGTTCAAGTAGATATTGTTCAGATCCGTAATTTCCAATTCGCCCCGTGCCGAAGGTTTGATCGATTTAGCGTGAGTCACCACGTTTTCGTCATAGAAGTATAGGCCTGTCACCGCATAGTTGGATTTGGGCTTGGCGGGTTTTTCCTCCAGCGAGAGCACTCTGCCCGATGCATTGAATTCGGCCACTCCGTAGCGCTCGGGGTCTTGCACGTGGTAGGCGAAGACCGTGGCTCCGTCTGTCCGGGCCATGGCATTTTCCAGCAGGGTTTGCAGATTATGGCCATAGAAGATGTTGTCCCCGAGCACCAGGGCGCAGGGGCTGCCGTTCAAGAAGTCCTCGCCGATGAGAAACGCCTGAGCCAGGCCGTCCGGGCTGGGTTGCACTGCATAGCTGAGCCGGATGCCCCATGCGTTGCCATCGCCAAGCAGTTGTTTAAAGCGTGGCGTGTCCATGGGCGTGGAGATGATCAAAATATCGCGGATGCCCGCCAGGAGCAGAGTCGAAAGCGGGTAGTAAATCATGGGTTTGTCATAGACCGGCAGGAGCTGTTTCGAGACAGCCAGCGTGGCCGGGTGCAGCCGGGTGCCGGAACCTCCGGCGAGGATGATGCCCTTGCGTATGGTCATGGGAAATCCTTGGTGTAGGGGATGCGAATCTCTTGCGGGATTTAGGATAGTTTGGGGAGTGTCCGGAGACATCCAACTCGTGTATTTGCGTGATGCTTTTCTAGGGAGATCCAATCAGCGAGGAATCTGTATTCCCCGGTCACGCTGTCTCCACCCCAAACCCGCTCACGGATCGTGTTTGCCGGGAAAACTCGATGCCTATCAAGTGGATGGTTTGACCCAGGGCGCGGTATTTGTCGGCGTACTTTTTGGACTTGATCTGTTCCAGTGCCCGCCCTTCGGGGCAATCCTCCACGACCTTGAACTCGAAGATAAAGACCGCGTCATCGAAGAGCACGGCCATGTCGATGCGCCCCATGCTTGTCGCGTCTTCCAGCCGGATATCCAGGCCCAGGGCCGCGAAATGGCTATAGAAGACGCTGGCGTAATAGCCCTCGTAACGGGCGATTTCATTTTTGCGATGCCAGTCATGGGGAATGGCGGCAAAGAGACTCTGGAAATGAGACCGCCACATGTCGGCATCCCGCGATTTGAGCACATGCCAGAGCGTGCGGCGGAGGTTCGATTCCAGACTGACGTCACCCAGAAGAGCCCGCGCCAGGCTTTTGTGGACGCTGAGATAAACTTCGCGA contains:
- the rfbA gene encoding glucose-1-phosphate thymidylyltransferase — protein: MTIRKGIILAGGSGTRLHPATLAVSKQLLPVYDKPMIYYPLSTLLLAGIRDILIISTPMDTPRFKQLLGDGNAWGIRLSYAVQPSPDGLAQAFLIGEDFLNGSPCALVLGDNIFYGHNLQTLLENAMARTDGATVFAYHVQDPERYGVAEFNASGRVLSLEEKPAKPKSNYAVTGLYFYDENVVTHAKSIKPSARGELEITDLNNIYLNQESLSVEIMGRGYAWLDTGTHDSLLDASMYIATLEKRQGLKVACPEEICFRQGWIDADQVARLAQPLSKNGYGRYLLNLLKRTSFA